The genomic interval AACCGCTATAGGatatactagtttagtaTTTCTATTTAGCTATCTATTTAAGGGTAGTCGGCCGtcgatagctatagcttaacCCTGTAGATCTTATAGAGTTCCCTTTAGAAGTTAGAgataaattaggggcctcggtctaatataatagtctttAATAAGCCGAAAATAGGTAGCACCCGTTCGTAAAATATTcggcttatatcttttactatagtagttttataataaggaacggACATCGCCCTCTTACCTAggtagtttattactacctaaatattattaaatcctttttaattagtagggatagttataaagttagtaaaaatatattactacgggtAGTTAGGCACTAGAAGTAGCCTTAGCTCCCCCGGGGGCTTATTacgtagcttttataattagtaataagtatagtagttccGTACGTACCGGTAGGTATCTACCGTTAGGCCCGGCTAGTAGTAtcgctacttaattatttttacgaCCTTATTACGCCCTAGGTAGGCGAGGAGCTTTTGcttatagaccttataaataattataatataaaagttctctTTCTCGGGCACTACGAGcttcctatttattattaataatccgtcgttttaaatagactagcGCTCGCACCCTTCGGCCGCTAGCGCTCGTATTAGTACGAGGgacgttataataaggtctttattaagctttaaaatcttctctattaataaatacccctagagctcgttttttaataagagcgagctaactataagctatagttaactaactacgGCGCTTAATAACGTCCGtagctctattataatatcgggGGATAGTAGTCCTAGTAATAAGAGGACTTAGgtcctattagcctcttttagtacttactaagtacggatatcctttatcttttataataaggcgtTAGTTAGTACGTTCTCCTTccctaagtagtaatagatcTAAAAGTTAAAGTCCGCTAGTATATTAGCTtagcgggcttattataagttaagtaggcgcttagttataaaaaatagtaatagctaatagtttataataacgtcgaaCTTATACTCATAACTTATAAGCTCTGCGCGCTATTcttttaagtatagtattattattaatattttcttattataaatagcgtagtTAAGCTTTGCGCcgcttatcgtttttaaataaaaagctactaagtactataacccgttatcctcttattattataatagcgctcCGGCGCatactaagttaaaagcgtcggtttttaGCCGCGTTAGTAGCTttagcttaaaataataaaagattagcgCCGATATTAGCACTAGCTTTATAGCCTTAAAGGCCGTCTCGTAGttagtactaaagttaaaaagaactcccttACCCGTTAGTCTTATAAGGGGCCTAGCTAAGCGGccgtaatcccttataaatctcttataaaagttataaaacccgaggaaagactaaatacccttaagtaatataggtagcttttagtctctaactatagagactttctctttattaagctatatactttttataaaaactacgaagcttaggtactttataaaagtaacgctaaatttatacttcttaatatccgcTTATAAACCTACTTtctataagtagtttagtactttagtaaCGTGCTCTTAATACTAGAAGGGGTTGTCtaaaaagattaggatattatctaTATACGCTATATAGAAGTCGTCTAGGTACtctattaatatcttatttatatatcgttagtataTAGTAGACCCGTTATAGAGCCCGAAGGGTACtaccttatacttatataccccGTAGCGGGTTCTAAACGTCGTTAAGTCCTCGGAGGCTAGGTCGAAGCGAATACGGTAAAAggcctacttaatatttagtttagtaaatacttttaccctACCTAGCCGCGCgagggtcttattaataaatagtagtaagtagtagtctttttttataaccttatttagcttatagaAGTTAACGTAGAAGCATAGACTACTATtatgcttttttataaatagcgtcggcGACATAAAAggagtattacttagcttaataaatcctttttataagtactctagtaaataggcttttatagcCTTTAGCTCTAGTAccgactacttatatagagaGTAGTAggttagcttctttttaccgctatttaagagctcgattttataattatacggcttataaagcgtaagtatattactagccgctttattaaaaacgtcggtctagggccgtaggtactttaataagttagttattataaggttgcgagtaacttagttatcgttatataaggggtttgcttcctctttcttatcctctataatacggtctagcttatagaataatatagagcctaTTTTAACGTCGTTCCGCCTTAAGTTCCTTTTAAATACGAGAGCGCTAATAAaggtaatatctatttataacgttactaagtatagtttttactaTCTAACCCTCTTTATAGGGGCAATAGTAATGCTATTAAGGGCGCGTTCTATTTTCTTCGTATCCTTAGCCtcgtctaactactatatttaacgggctattatttttaataagcgtagtaatatcctaattagcGTGCCCTTTGCCCGCTACTACTagagcttttagttatagcaggttatatctattttaaataagtcctACCGGCAGTCGGTatcgatttagtattatacgttaataacttccgGGGCACATAGGTCCTTAATATCCCTAACGATAATAAAGGGcgtctcttataataataagtccttaggctatattagccGTTAGCGGCGAACATTAGGGTTTACCCCGTAGTATTCGAACTATTTCTACCCTaggattaggtcgtagcggcccgtattaagctaaaagaggggtgcttttaaaaagacctgttaattaatatataggttAGCGGTCTATActacgctagtattatttaattactctttattaaacccgGTAGTAGggattaggtatagtaatttataaaatagggctgCGCAGAActgttataataaaagggttacgtaattatttataaatccgtacttattagctcctatattaagtaaggctcttaagcgaattttatatttattaaatactaatataagctctatctTAAGGGGCTAACCCCCTACGAGATCCTATaggtttactaaattaatcgcTAATCTtccgtcctttttatatatatccccTAGCTAGGAGTTTACTTCTACTAGGGGGTCTAGTTTTCCgaacttaactttattttaatagggcctgcggcagcgttaataatagttatagtagtCTTTAGCTTCTTAGGGCAGTCCTTAAAGATATATCCGGTATCGTTATAAACgaaataagcgctactatccttaagtttttaatatagggctttagggatcgtcttataaatagaggtacGACCTtagtcctatttagtacctttagtacttttattatttccgctacttttattacttttattacttctatCCGAGGTCTAGCGAGTCTAATTAGAAACCTTAACCGCgcggttttttataaaagggggctatatcgCGTTAGCTAGCtaggtaatatacttagtatatttttaaaaagtagccgtattgtctaagtacttcgatatagcctagttataaagatatataagtagcttattatagaaacGGCGCTTCTATTAGGActttagaagtttattaatacgcgcgagcttagcgaatatagagcgcttttagtagacgtttttaagtataattataagtacgtctagcttataactagcgtCGTCTATAGCGGTTAggctagtataagctaacttaagctcgtaaaatagctactcggccgtagtaatcttattagaggttagtaataagtatataaactccgtagCGCTACttctaatcttattaataatatactctaagcgGTACCTatccgtattataattagcatTCTCTAAGCGCTTCGTAATACGCTAAAGCTAGTAATCGAActtaaagttagtattattatttataaaagtaagcacgttaagtattttctaagagccgtaggtaataaaataggataaGGCTAAAGTAGTCTCGCGGCTACCTTACGTCTCTAAGTATActagccgctactttagtatactaagggtAGCGGTatcctaaatagagctagcctaggagccgttctctaattactctagccttttagctatagctatattactaatataggctCGGGTAAGGGCTTCCTTCGTAATgcggagctttataataataatacgcgtaaagtcgaggtttttataagttattatatataagcgcttagtactattacttagctagccgATAGCGGACGCTAGGACCTattctaattagtactaagtaatgcGCATCTTTAGTTACTATTCGATCTACTTAAGTAGGGTCTTtccgtcgtttttaaaatatagcgcttaaataaggtcgaggttaatatactacttagtatttttcTTAAAGAGGATATCGTTATggatataaataggtaaaataagctagttagctacgtCGCTAAAGTACGCTAAGCGATcggcctaaataataaagagtaaaaagcgctttactaactagttaaatagcgCGACCTCTAGGTTAATAACCGGGAGCTTAGCGCCTTTATTAGGGCTTACGACGCTCTATTAAAACTCGTAGaagtagtagttttattaaaaactattaatataaaaggggaCCTGGCCTCCTTAACTAtatcctctaattattacgtttagtaaagggggtatatatttagggggtattaattatactacttacgcgcgattaatttaactagctatcgCTCGGCTCTCTTATACGCTTTCTtagtaggggtagctagtaattaattaattaaaatattatcgttccgtttctagagaatagttaattaagtaacgttaagtagtattacgaaagggaactcgaggtaggtcggaacgctactatattaacttaattaactaaagacttaatataaagagggaaaaaacagAATAGTGGGCAGAAGCTAGCAGGCTGgccctttaggcctagcggtccAGCTCGTCACGTGACCACTAGGAGCTCAGCCTCGCAGCCTGAGGCTGAGCCACAGGGCCCACAGGGCCCTGGTGCCCACTGCCGTGACACCAGGGGGACACAAATCCTCTTAGGAAGAGATAGATAGACGCTTTCTTAAGGAGGAacctattaattaaggtctagagaagtcgtactatcgattcgaggcgtctaaatagggctattactaatataattaagttatagtttagattactcgacatactagagattagcgatattaaataggctaataggtataatatagataagactagtatcctagagggcaagggatttaatagcctgGTTTTGGGTAAGGTAGAGACCATAGTAGTgcaaaaaaaagagcttggTTTGCGTgcttaggtatttattattaagtatatctttactaatagtcgagctattaaactactagttatatataagggaaagtcggtataATAGCAGTAGtttttacttaaacttaacccttatgctagttaggagtttataataatagataatagctagacgacCGATAAGACtgcccttaagtagttaaaaatagtgtTCTTACTACAGACTAAGACCTccccccttagggggcttagtatacttaataagcctcgactattagttctagatagctataggagttatataataatagaatttatataagaatgCTATAAAAACAACGTCTACTTGCTATTCTTACTACTATACACTTCCCATGTCCTCTAGCCGTTAGATATAGCTATCTTTAGAcctattaagtctaagtataaaaaggagcttagtaaggaggacaTAGTAGATAATTCTACTATCGTTagaaagcggtacttcttaagctactactaaaaagctcgtttagctagtctaacgttattaaatatacaaagtaagtaaaaagtaattagactatatccccttaacatagctagactacttactaatctaatagtcctacttaacttagttatactaactaaaaagaccgtagatactaagtaagtaactagtaatattaaaaaagctattaactaggtattagcggcgtttattattaactagttaatacttaggaaggctagcgagctctgcgattagttaaagttatttatagagcttagtctagactataacacttaacgactactatttagaaaagtaaaaaaggtatttagcgAGCAGGCCTACTAtctagtaatatcttagcactatattcgagttttaaaagctaaagttaaccGATTAAGGCCGtggaaaaagaagagtatattaataaacttaaatactaagtttgcgaatatttaggatatataaaaagctcaGGAGGACTTTAGCAACcgtttagttagtcctagtcgactcgtaggggtcgaattacccAGGGAGAATAAtgactatattattatagcagtagaagatagttaattaattgagTGTAGTTAGTGGCGATGTTTTGATACCATGTTTtgatggggtggccaaaaggggggggtggccaaaagggggtgggtcgacttacttTCTTGTTGTTCGCACAGGCCACGGAGCTCAAGGACTAGGACAGCTTGCCTACTAGTGGGAACGCAACCCATGCGGACAGGTGTTCAAGCAAGAGGTCCGCCTGAAATGCCAGCTCGGGAGGCCACCTCGCGACCACATCACCGTATTTCACTTGGGTATGACGTCCGAGTCTCTTGATTACCTGAGGCACGCGATCTCTCGCCTTCCCTCGCCTTGCGAAAGACCTCTGTGGCGTGTACGAGGACGCGAAGCCTCTAAACGGGCCACGGACGACACCGACAAGTCACAGGTGCCTTATGCAGACCTGTGGAGAGAGGTACACACGGACACTGGACTGAAAAGAACGGACCAAGAATTCGGATTGGGATGGCTTCCACAGGTTCTTACAGAAGGCGGAGAGAAGTTGGAAGGGCGGCGATGGCTACAAGTGACCTTAGTCGGGCATGGCAGGGCATGGCATGGCAGCACGGCTAGGCCTACGCTTGCATCTGCACTGACATCGGTCATTCTCAGCTCGCTGCTGGGGATTTTGGGCTCTTTCGCGGGATCCGACGGTTCCCATTCGCCTGACCTCTCGGGTTCTGTCATTGAGCATATGCAGGTCGCAGCACAGCCCTGATCTTGTACGGCGGTCCCTACTATAATTTCTGGGGACCTTTTTTCGCCCTCCGTCAGTCTCTTCGCAAGTttttcgccgccgccgcgccgCCGTCGCTTTCGCTCGCTCGCTTCATGCAGCAGCGCATGCGCTGCGCAGCGCAGCTCGGCACGTAGTTTGTACAGACTACAGAGATCGgatactcttctttttttttccaccCGTCTCTGAACCTTTTTTTAGAGTCTACGTCGGTTTGGATCCAGAAAAAGCGAAAAGATTTACACTTTACTTCGCTGCTCATTGCCGTCAACCGAATCTGCCGCGATTTTTCTGAACCGGGATCGGGGCCGAAGGAGGGTGGACGGCAAATCAGAGGGAGCAACCTATGCCCAATCCTTTTCACTATACTTTGGTTTACGGATATTTTGCCTGGGACATACTGTATCAGTACGGGCCCCGAATCGATGTCGCAGTCTGTTCTGACCCAAAGACAGATCTACCAGAGCGTTTTGCGCCGTCTCCGGTGCCCCGTACCTAAGCCCATAGGAATCGCTCGTTTGCCTGTTTTTCGCCTTACCACGCCCGACCTAAGCAAGCCTTACCCGGGGGTCGAATGGATTGCCGAGCCTGGTTGTTCGTTGCGCTTTGTCACCTCTTCGCATCGTGTTGGCGCAACCTCGAGATTGTTGGAAGGATCTTCAAGACTTATCCCAGACTTTCTCTAGGTCGTCTTTGGAGGTTGTATTCCACAGCGTTGGGCCTATAGCGAAATGTGGCGCAGATGCAAAAGACGACGCACGCCTCAGACAACGCTTTTCAGAAGCCACGCTCTCTGAAGTTTGGAGAGTCTAAACCAAGATGGGAAACATATGTTTGTAAAATCTTGACCCAAGAGGAATAGCGCGAAAAGTCAAAAACCACTCGAAGTCATTTTGTCGCTCGTAACGTTCCGACTCAACGGGCAGTCTGCCACCTCGCCTCAGTCAGCGGCACTTCACCACCACCAGCCAACATGACAACGTTTGGTTACATCGCTTTCACAACTCTTACAGAAGGGTGTTGCCAAAGGCGGCAGAGTAAAAACCAAAGACtgaaggggggagggggaaagGTGCTGGCCCAAGCTTGCGGCGCACGCAGGGGACGGCATCCGAAGCATTCAGGGAATTCCTGGCTTGCCCTAGGCCACCTAGCCTAAGCTTGCCAACCTGCCAAACCTTGCTTCGGCTCACTAAGCTGTGTGGCTGCTTAGTTTATTGTGTACACGGGCACTCTGCAACTTGACATGGCCAGACTCACGACATCCGTGCAAACGCCAAATAGTGGGAGGGAGGTGTGGTGTGTAGCTGCCTCCTTGGCCCATGTACGTTACTTAGGGCCTGTCCGGAGCGGGAGTTACTGAGCCGAGGTGGGCTGGAAACTCACTACTGCGTTGTGAGGCCAAACGAATTTGGTTGACATGTTGGCAAAAGAAGATGAGGAGCGCATGAGTGGAATGGCGATGGCGAACGGACTGAACTCGAGAGGCCAACGACCAGCGCAGGTCCATGTTCGTTGGAGTCCTCCCATCGACCGACTTTGACGTGTCCTATTACTGGATATCGTTACTAGATCCGCCACGGGCTAGGATGCTCTACGAATATGCAGGTTGGCATGAAGAGGACGAGCATCAACGGCCCCAACGCCAACGCCAACCACGAAGCCAGCAAGCCTTGGTCTCCAGCTTCCAGCTCCCCccgaccgccgccgccggcccTCAGCTCCATAGTATATCCGGTCATGGAGGTAACAGGGCCCCGTTAGGAGAGGAGAGGGAGAGGGGAGGGAGCAAGATGCATGGAGATCCGGGTGAGGCGAGGAGGAGACCTGGAAGCCGGCCCAAGATGCATGCACCGCGCACCGAGGCTACCTTAACCTGAGGCCTACTTGCGTAGCTACCtatatccgtacggatacagaaAGAGCCAGTCATTCAGAGTACCTGATGCCTAGGGCCTGCCCTTGGATCAGACGCAAGTACGGTACTGGTCCATGGCTACCTTATACATGTACCTCTGGGAGGCGCCTACCTACTGTGTATAGCAAGTAGTCCCCGGCGCCATAGGGAGATCCGATGCTACTGCACAGCGCGCTGCGCTGCCCCCGCCGGCGTGCATCATCCAAGGATGATGGATTTTCTGCCTTCCTGTCTCTGCCAGCTAGGTACCAATCGTGGTAGTGTATTTTGAACTCGAAGCTCTAGGTTCTATGTAAGATCCGGAGCCTGAGAGATCTGGGTCTGACTCTCTGGTTCTggctctctctttctctccccACTTGCTCCTCAACTCGTACGGGGTGCAAAGAGCGAGGAGCAGGGAGTATTAGCTAGTGACAAGTTCGTAGTGGAGGTAACCTGCCACACCCCTCCCTCTCTGCTTGCGCCCTCTTCCCGCCTCCTGGACCATGGACCATGGGGACCGCCTGCCGAAAGCCCACCGGGCTGGTCGAGGCGAATGGGGAAGAGAGGGCACCAGTAGTCACCCAAtacctattttttttttccctttggGGTGGGCGGGAGTGAGGTGCGCAAGGTGCAAAAAGAGAAGCAGTACCAATACTCCGTAGCGGGACAAGGTCTAATGGGGAAAAGACTCACTTTTGTGTACCCTGGTACTTGGCCTAATCGCCAGACGTACCCCTGTCCCACGCATAAGTCCAAGTCTTCGGGTACTCGTCACCTCACCGTACCGCAGCCGCAGCAAGCACCACGCCGGATGGGAGCGAGTTTACCACCCAACTCGTACCCCCATGACAGGCCTTGACTGCGCTGAACAGCAGTGAACACGACTGGGCAAGGAAGGTTGACCGCAGGCTCTTTCTCTCAGGTCCCGTCTCTCTCTCCCCAAGCCCCAGCCGGGCCCCAGGGCTGTCTCTTTCTCGGGCGATTATAACACCCCACCACCCTCGCACCACATCCTGTCTCTTCTCACcctccctcttcctcttcacgAGCTCTTCGTctgccttcttcttcttcttattcGCGGTAGCAGGCGTGCAAGCCAAATATCCCTTGTTATCCTCCCGGAATCCTTGGGACCGCCCAGCTCCGTCATCACTTgtttcctttattacttcATTTTCCCTCCCCCGTCTatcctccccctcccccaccCCGCTGTTCTCAAGGTGTCTATCAAGATTCAAGATCAACAAGAATACCGTCCAAGATATTAAACACCCAAAAGGCCCTCCACTATTCGAGACTTATCCTTGACGACCACAACGACGACAACGATAACGACCAAGCCGCCTCTTTTTTGTCATATCTCACGCCAACTGATCCTCCCCGTTCCTCCTCCGGCCACAGACTCTCCTCCATCCTCCACTTCAGATATCCCCGCCATCAACATGCCTGTTCAACTGCTACCAGCCTCTGCGGCTGCTTTCGCCCCGAGAGCCTCATCCGTCAACGTCGTGCTGGGATCCAAGGTCGAGCCGTGGTTGACACAGACACTGAAGCGCATCAACCGGATCA from Colletotrichum lupini chromosome 2, complete sequence carries:
- a CDS encoding transposase; this translates as ANRYNIDKTSILEGKGFNSLVLGKVETIVVQKKELGLRA